Proteins encoded by one window of Primulina huaijiensis isolate GDHJ02 chromosome 1, ASM1229523v2, whole genome shotgun sequence:
- the LOC140985698 gene encoding beta-fructofuranosidase, insoluble isoenzyme 1-like, translating into MYYNGIYHLFYQYNPKGAVWGNIVWAHSVSEDLINWKKVEHAIYPSKPFDQYGCWSGSATILPGNKPVILYTGIIDKNNTQVQNYAVPANLSDPYLREWIKPDNNPLVVADESVNKTAFRDPTTAWLGQDGHWRISLGGRRKRRGIAFLYRSRDFVHWVKAKHALHTSAGTGNWECPDFYPVSVSGKNGLDTSSLGSDVKHVMKVSLDVTRYEYYTFGTYDTKRDRYIPDENMIDGWNGLRYDYGNFYASKSFFDPRKNRRILWGWANESDTTENDVKKGWAGIQLIPRTIVMDPNGKQLLQWPVEELDTLRRDQVKLSNKELVKGQMVEIKGITAEQADVEVSFSFDSLEKAEPFDPSWDRYDAQKLCSQNDSTVEGGLGPFGLVTLASENLEEYTPVFFRVFKAQDKQLVLLCSDASRSTLQNGTSKTGVNAYRPSFAGFVDVDLTEKKISLRSLIDNSVVESFGAGGKTCITSRVYPTLATYSNAHLFVFNNGTEPIKIDSLNAWSMSKPLHMNH; encoded by the exons ATGTATTATAATGGGATATATCACCTCTTTTATCAGTACAACCCCAAAGGTGCTGTTTGGGGCAATATTGTCTGGGCTCATTCAGTCTCAGAGGACTTGATCAACTGGAAGaaagtagagcatgcaatctaCCCATCAAAGCCGTTCGACCAATATGGTTGTTGGTCCGGATCCGCCACCATCCTACCCGGAAACAAACCTGTTATTCTATACACTGGAATCATTGACAAGAACAACACACAAGTCCAAAACTATGCAGTCCCTGCCAATTTATCCGACCCGTATCTACGTGAATGGATCAAACCTGACAACAATCCTTTGGTGGTGGCAGATGAGTCTGTTAACAAGACAGCATTCCGTGACCCAACGACGGCTTGGTTGGGCCAAGACGGGCATTGGAGGATATCTTTAGGCGGCAGGAGGAAGCGTAGAGGGATAGCGTTTTTGTATAGGAGTAGGGACTTCGTGCATTGGGTTAAGGCAAAGCATGCATTGCATACCTCCGCCGGAACTGGGAACTGGGAATGCCCAGATTTTTATCCGGTTTCGGTTTCAGGCAAAAACGGTTTGGACACTTCTTCTCTGGGGTCTGATGTTAAGCATGTCATGAAGGTCAGCCTTGATGTTACTAGATACGAGTATTATACATTTGGTACTTATGACACTAAGAGGGATAGGTATATTCCGGATGAAAATATGATCGATGGATGGAACGGATTAAGGTATGATTATGGCAACTTTTACGCCTCGAAATCGTTTTTTGACCCAAGGAAGAACAGACGAATCTTGTGGGGTTGGGCTAATGAGTCCGATACTACtgaaaacgatgtgaagaaggGTTGGGCAGGAATCCAG CTTATCCCTCGTACAATAGTGATGGATCCCAATGGGAAGCAATTGCTTCAATGGCCTGTTGAAGAACTTGACACTCTGAGAAGAGATCAGGTGAAATTGAGCAACAAGGAACTTGTGAAAGGGCAGATGGTTGAAATCAAAGGAATAACAGCCGAGCAG GCTGATGTTGAAGTGAGCTTTTCATTCGATAGCCTGGAGAAGGCGGAGCCATTCGATCCAAGCTGGGATAGATATGATGCACAAAAACTTTGTAGTCAAAATGATTCCACTGTTGAAGGTGGATTAGGACCATTTGGTCTCGTCACCTTGGCTTCTGAAAACTTGGAAGAGTACACACCCGTCTTCTTCCGAGTTTTCAAGGCTCAAGACAAGCAACTAGTTCTCTTGTGCTCTGATGCATCAAG GTCTACCTTACAGAACGGTACGTCGAAAACTGGGGTCAATGCATACCGACCTTCATTTGCAGGATTTGTAGACGTGGACCTGACAGAAAAGAAGATTTCCCTCAGGAGTTTG atTGATAATTCTGTGGTGGAGAGCTTCGGGGCTGGAGGGAAGACTTGCATTACGTCAAGGGTTTATCCAACTCTAGCAACATACAGCAATGCGCATTTGTTTGTGTTCAACAATGGCACCGAACCCATCAAAATCGACAGTCTGAATGCCTGGAGCATGAGCAAGCCTCTCCATATGAATCACTGA